A genomic window from Lutra lutra chromosome 17, mLutLut1.2, whole genome shotgun sequence includes:
- the CYTH2 gene encoding cytohesin-2 isoform X2 has translation MEDGVYEPPDLTPEERMELENIRRRKQELLVEIQRLREELSEAMSEVEGLEANEGSKTLQRNRKMAMGRKKFNMDPKKGIQFLVENELLQNTPEEIARFLYKGEGLNKTAIGDYLGEREELNLAVLHAFVDLHEFTDLNLVQALRQFLWSFRLPGEAQKIDRMMEAFAQRYCLCNPGVFQSTDTCYVLSFAVIMLNTSLHNPNVRDKPGLERFVAMNRGINEGGDLPEELLRNLYDSIRNEPFKIPEDDGNDLTHTFFNPDREGWLLKLGGGRVKTWKRRWFILTDNCLYYFEYTTDKEPRGIIPLENLSIREVDDPRKPNCFELYIPNNKGQLIKACKTEADGRVVEGNHMVYRISAPTQEEKEEWIKSIQAAVSVDPFYEMLAARKKRISVKKKQEQP, from the exons ATGGAGGACGGTGTCTATG AGCCCCCAGACCTGACTCCGGAGGAGCGGATGGAGCTGGAGAACATCCGGCGGCGGAAGCAGGAGCTGCTGGTGGAGATCCAGCGTCTGCGTGAGGAGCTCAGTGAAGCCATGAGCGAGGTGGAGGGTCTGGAGGCCAATGAGGGCAg TAAGACCTTGCAGCGGAACCGGAAGATGGCGATGGGCAGGAAGAAGTTCAACATGGATCCCAAGAAG GGGATCCAGTTCTTGGTGGAGAACGAACTTCTGCAGAACACACCCGAGGAGATCGCCCGCTTCCTGTACAAGGGCGAGGGCCTGAACAAGACAGCCATCGGGGACTACCTGGGGGAGAG GGAAGAACTGAACCTGGCGGTGCTCCATGCCTTTGTGGACCTGCACGAGTTTACTGACCTCAATCTGGTGCAGGCCCTCAG GCAATTTCTCTGGAGCTTCCGCCTCCCCGGCGAGGCCCAGAAGATTGACCGGATGATGGAAGCCTTCGCCCAGCGATACTGCCTGTGCAACCCCGGGGTCTTCCAGTCCACAG ACACGTGCTACGTGCTGTCCTTTGCCGTGATCATGCTGAACACCAGCCTTCACAATCCCAACGTCCGGGACAAGCCGGGCCTGGAGCGCTTCGTGGCCATGAACCGGGGCATCAACGAGGGTGGGGACCTGCCCGAGGAGCTGCTCAGG AACCTCTACGACAGCATCCGAAACGAGCCCTTCAAGATTCCTGAGGATGACGGGAATGACCTGACCCACACCTTCTTCAACCCGGATCGGGAGGGCTGGCTCCTTAAGCTGG GAG GGGGCCGGGTGAAGACGTGGAAGCGCCGCTGGTTCATCCTCACAGACAACTGCCTCTACTATTTTGAGTACACCACG GACAAGGAACCCCGTGGAATTATCCCCCTGGAGAACCTGAGCATCCGAGAAGTCGATGACCCCCGAAAACCG AACTGCTTTGAGCTTTACATCCCCAACAACAAGGGGCAGCTCATCAAAGCCTGTAAAACTGAGGCGGACGGCCGGGTGGTTGAGGGGAACCACATGGTTTACCGGATCTCGGCCCcaacccaggaggagaaggaagagtggATCAAGTCCATCCA GGCCGCCGTGAGCGTGGACCCCTTCTATGAGATGCTGGCAGCAAGGAAGAAGCGGATTTCCGTCAAGAAGAAGCAGGAGCAGCCctga
- the CYTH2 gene encoding cytohesin-2 isoform X1 has translation MEDGVYEPPDLTPEERMELENIRRRKQELLVEIQRLREELSEAMSEVEGLEANEGSKTLQRNRKMAMGRKKFNMDPKKGIQFLVENELLQNTPEEIARFLYKGEGLNKTAIGDYLGEREELNLAVLHAFVDLHEFTDLNLVQALRQFLWSFRLPGEAQKIDRMMEAFAQRYCLCNPGVFQSTDTCYVLSFAVIMLNTSLHNPNVRDKPGLERFVAMNRGINEGGDLPEELLRNLYDSIRNEPFKIPEDDGNDLTHTFFNPDREGWLLKLGGRVKTWKRRWFILTDNCLYYFEYTTDKEPRGIIPLENLSIREVDDPRKPNCFELYIPNNKGQLIKACKTEADGRVVEGNHMVYRISAPTQEEKEEWIKSIQAAVSVDPFYEMLAARKKRISVKKKQEQP, from the exons ATGGAGGACGGTGTCTATG AGCCCCCAGACCTGACTCCGGAGGAGCGGATGGAGCTGGAGAACATCCGGCGGCGGAAGCAGGAGCTGCTGGTGGAGATCCAGCGTCTGCGTGAGGAGCTCAGTGAAGCCATGAGCGAGGTGGAGGGTCTGGAGGCCAATGAGGGCAg TAAGACCTTGCAGCGGAACCGGAAGATGGCGATGGGCAGGAAGAAGTTCAACATGGATCCCAAGAAG GGGATCCAGTTCTTGGTGGAGAACGAACTTCTGCAGAACACACCCGAGGAGATCGCCCGCTTCCTGTACAAGGGCGAGGGCCTGAACAAGACAGCCATCGGGGACTACCTGGGGGAGAG GGAAGAACTGAACCTGGCGGTGCTCCATGCCTTTGTGGACCTGCACGAGTTTACTGACCTCAATCTGGTGCAGGCCCTCAG GCAATTTCTCTGGAGCTTCCGCCTCCCCGGCGAGGCCCAGAAGATTGACCGGATGATGGAAGCCTTCGCCCAGCGATACTGCCTGTGCAACCCCGGGGTCTTCCAGTCCACAG ACACGTGCTACGTGCTGTCCTTTGCCGTGATCATGCTGAACACCAGCCTTCACAATCCCAACGTCCGGGACAAGCCGGGCCTGGAGCGCTTCGTGGCCATGAACCGGGGCATCAACGAGGGTGGGGACCTGCCCGAGGAGCTGCTCAGG AACCTCTACGACAGCATCCGAAACGAGCCCTTCAAGATTCCTGAGGATGACGGGAATGACCTGACCCACACCTTCTTCAACCCGGATCGGGAGGGCTGGCTCCTTAAGCTGG GGGGCCGGGTGAAGACGTGGAAGCGCCGCTGGTTCATCCTCACAGACAACTGCCTCTACTATTTTGAGTACACCACG GACAAGGAACCCCGTGGAATTATCCCCCTGGAGAACCTGAGCATCCGAGAAGTCGATGACCCCCGAAAACCG AACTGCTTTGAGCTTTACATCCCCAACAACAAGGGGCAGCTCATCAAAGCCTGTAAAACTGAGGCGGACGGCCGGGTGGTTGAGGGGAACCACATGGTTTACCGGATCTCGGCCCcaacccaggaggagaaggaagagtggATCAAGTCCATCCA GGCCGCCGTGAGCGTGGACCCCTTCTATGAGATGCTGGCAGCAAGGAAGAAGCGGATTTCCGTCAAGAAGAAGCAGGAGCAGCCctga
- the LMTK3 gene encoding serine/threonine-protein kinase LMTK3 yields the protein MPGPGAFILLAAVSASGCLASPAHPDGFALGRAPLAPPYAVVLISCSGLLAFIFLLLTCLCCKRGDVGFKEFENPEGEDCSGEYTPPAEETSSSQSLPDVYILPLAEVSLPMPAPQPSHSDMTTPLGLSRQHLSYLQEIGSGWFGKVILGEIFSDYTPAQVVVKELRASAGPLEQRKFISEAQPYRSLQHPNVLQCLGVCVETLPFLLIMEFCQLGDLKRYLRAQRPPEGLSPELPPRDLRTLQRMGLEIARGLAHLHSHNYVHSDLALRNCLLTSDLTVRIGDYGLAHSNYKEDYYLTPERLWIPLRWAAPELLGELHGTFMVVDQSRESNIWSLGVTLWELFEFGAQPYRHLSDEEVLAFVVRQQHVKLARPRLKLPYADYWYDILQSCWRPPAQRPSASDLQLQLTYLLSERPPRPPPPPPPPRDGPFPWPWPPQHSAPRPGTLSSPFPLLDGFPGADPDDVLTVTESSRGLNLECLWEKARRGAGRGGGAPPWQPASAPPAPHANPSNPFYEALSTPSVLPVISARSPSVSSEYYIRLEEHGSPPEPLFPNDWDPLDPGVPAPQASQAPSEVPQLVSETWASPLFPAARPFPAQSSASGSFLLSGWDPEGRGAGETLAGDPAEVLGERGTAPWAEEEEEEEEGSSPGEDSSSLGAGPSRRGPLPCPLCSREGACSCLPLERGEAVAGWGGHPALGCPHPPEDDSSLRAERGSLADLPLAPPASAPPEFLDPLMGAAAPQYPGRGPPPAPPPPPPPPRVPADPAVSPDPPSAVASPGSGLSSPGPKPGDSGYETETPFSPEGAFPGGGAAEEEGVPRPRAPPEPPDPGAPRPPPDPGPHPLPGTREKPTFVVQVSTEQLLMSLREDVTRNLLGEKGANPRETGPRKVGRGPGNREKAQGPSRDPTVLGSGKKAPSLNEDPSLPMNGVTVLENGGQRALGIEEKVAENGGPGTPEREEKVLEKVLENGEVTPPRREEKVLENGELRSPEREEKVLANGGLTPSKIEEKVSENGGLRLPRNTERLPETGPRRAPGLWEKVPESGVPAPETSLERAPEPSAVALSRNGGETAPGPTGPAPRSGVLEPGTERRAPETGGAPRAPGVGRLDLGSGGRAPVGTGMAPGGGLGSGVDAKAGWVDSTRPQPPPPPPPPSEAQPRRPEPAPQRARPEVASSEGEPGAPDSRAGGDTAPSTDGDPPKPERKGPEMPRLFLDLGPPQGNSEQIKAKLSRLSLALPPLTLTPFPGPGPRRPPWEGADAGAAGGEAGGAGSPGPAEEDGEDEDEDEEEEEEAVAAGAAAGPRGPGRARAAPVPVVVSSADADAARPLRGLLKSPRGADEPEDSELERKRKMVSFHGDVTVYLFDQETPTNELSVQGPPEGDTDPSTPPAPPTPPHPATPGDGFPSNDSGFGGSFEWAEDFPLLPPPGPPLCFSRFSVSPALETPGPPARAPDARPAGPVEN from the exons ATGCCTGGCCCCGGCGCCTTCATCCTCCTCGCGGCCGTCTCCGCCTCCGGCTGCCTGGCGTCTCCGGCCCACCCCG ATGGATTCGCGCTGGGCCGGGCCCCTCTGGCTCCTCCCTACGCCGTGGTCCTCATTTCCTGCTCCGGCCTGCTGGCCTTCATCTTTCTACTCCTCACCTGTTTGTGTTGCAAACGGGGTGATGTCGGCTTCAAG GAGTTTGAGAACCCTGAAGGGGAGGATTGCTCCGGGGAGTACACTCCCCCCGCGGAGGAGACCTCCTCCTCACAGTCGCTGCCTGATGTCTACATTCTCCCGCTGGCTGAGGTCTCCCTGCCGATGCCTGCCCCGCAGCCTTCTCACTCAG ACATGACCACCCCCCTGGGCCTTAGCCGCCAGCACCTCAGCTACTTACAAGAGATTGGGAGTGGCTGGTTTGGGAAg GTGATCCTGGGAGAGATTTTCTCTGACTACACCCCAGCCCAGGTTGTGGTGAAGGAGCTCCGAGCCAGTGCTGGGCCCCTGGAGCAGCGCAAATTCATCTCGGAGGCACAGCCCTACAG GAGCCTGCAGCACCCCAACGTCCTCCAGTGCCTGGGCGTCTGTGTGGAGACACTGCCCTTTCTGCTGATTATGGAATTCTGTCAACTG ggggACCTGAAACGTTACCTCCGGGCCCAGAGGCCCCCTGAGGGCCTGTCCCCTGAGCTGCCCCCTCGAGACCTGCGGACACTGCAGAGGATGGGCCTGGAGATCGCCCGCGGGCTGGCACATCTCCACTCCCACAACTACGTGCACAG CGACCTGGCCCTGCGCAACTGCCTGCTGACCTCCGACCTCACCGTGCGCATCGGAGACTATGGGCTAGCCCACAGCAACTACAAG GAGGACTACTACCTGACCCCCGAGCGCCTGTGGATCCCGCTGCGCTGGGCGGCGCCTGAGCTCCTTGGGGAGCTGCATGGGACCTTCATGGTGGTGGACCAGAGCCGCGAGAGCAACATCTG GTCCCTGGGGGTGACCCTGTGGGAACTCTTTGAGTTTGGGGCACAGCCCTACCGCCACCTGTCAGACGAGGAGGTCCTCGCCTTCGTGGTCCGCCAGCAGCACGTCAAGCTGGCCCGGCCGAGGCTCAAGTTGCCTTATGCGGACTACTG GTATGATATCCTGCAGTCCTGCTGGCGGCCACCTGCCCAGCGCCCCTCGGCTTCTGATCTCCAGCTGCAGCTCACCTACCTGCTCTCTGAGCGTCCCCCAcgacccccgcccccaccccccccaccccgagatggtcccttcccctggccctggcccccgCAGCACAGTGCGCCCCGCCCAGGGACCCTCTCCTCACCATTCCCCCTCCTGGATGGCTTCCCCGGGGCCGACCCTGACGATGTGCTCACGGTCACTGAGAGCAGCCGTGGCCTCAACCTTGAGTGCCTGTGGGAGAAGGCGCGGCGGGGGGCTGGCCGCGGTGGGGGGGCACCTCCTTGGCAGCCGGCGTCCGCACCCCCGGCCCCCCATGCCAACCCCTCCAACCCTTTCTATGAGGCGCTGTCCACTCCCAGCGTCCTGCCCGTCATCAGCGCCCGCAGCCCCTCGGTGAGCAGCGAGTACTACATCCGCCTCGAGGAGCATGGCTCCCCGCCCGAGCCCCTCTTTCCCAATGACTGGGACCCTCTGGACCCAGGAGTTCCTGCCCCTCAGGCCTCCCAGGCCCCTTCCGAGGTCCCCCAGCTGGTGTCCGAGACCTGGGCCTCCCCCCTCTTCCCTGCAGCTCGGCCCTTCCCGGCCCAGTCCTCGGCGTCAGGCAGCTTCCTCCTGAGCGGCTGGGACCCCGAGGGCCGAGGTGCCGGGGAGACCCTGGCGGGAGACCCTGCCGAGGTGCTGGGGGAGCGGGGTACCGCCCCgtgggcagaagaggaggaggaggaggaggagggcagctcCCCGGGGGAAGACAGCAGCAGCCTTGGGGCTGGCCCCAGCCGCCGGGGCCCCCTACCCTGTCCCCTGTGCAGCCGAGAGGGGGCCTGCTCCTGCCTGCCCCTGGAGCGGGGGGAAGCCGTTGCTGGCTGGGGGGGCCACCCCGCTCTTGGCTGTCCCCATCCCCCAGAGGACGACTCGTCCCTGCGGGCAGAGCGGGGCTCCCTAGCCGACCTGCCCCTGGCCCCCCCCGCCTCGGCCCCCCCCGAGTTTCTGGACCCCCTCATGGGGGCGGCGGCGCCCCAGTACCCCGGGCGGGGGCCACctcccgctcccccccccccgccgccacctCCCCGGGTCCCCGCGGACCCAGCCGTGTCCCCCGACCCTCCCTCGGCCGTGGCCAGTCCCGGCTCAGGCCTGTCGTCTCCGGGCCCCAAGCCGGGGGACAGCGGCTACGAGACCGAGACCCCTTTTTCCCCCGAGGGAGCCTTCCCAGGCGGGGGGGCAGCCGAGGAGGAAGGGGTCCCTCGACCACGGGCTCCCCCCGAGCCCCCCGACCCAGGAGCGCCCCGGCCACCCCCAGACCCGGGTCCCCACCCACTGCCGGGGACCCGGGAGAAGCCGACCTTCGTAGTTCAAGTGAGCACCGAGCAGCTGCTGATGTCCCTGCGGGAGGACGTGACAAGGAACCTcctgggggagaagggggcaAACCCCCGAGAGACGGGAcccaggaaggtggggagaggccCCGGGAACAGAGAGAAAGCCCAGGGcccgagcagggaccccacagtCCTGGGCAGCGGGAAGAAAGCCCCAAGCCTGAACGAGGACCCGAGCCTCCCCATGAACGGGGTGACAGTGTTGGAGAACGGGGGCCAGAGAGCCCTGGGCATCGAGGAGAAGGTGGCAGAGAATGGGGGCCCAGGGaccccagagagagaagagaaagtgctGGAGAAAGTGCTGGAGAATGGGGAGGTGACACCcccaaggagggaggagaaagtatTGGAGAATGGGGAGCTGAGGTCCCccgagagagaagagaaagtgctGGCGAATGGGGGACTGACACCCTCAAAGATCGAGGAGAAGGTGTCAGAGAATGGGGGCCTGAGACTCCCCAGGAACACGGAGAGGCTGCCAGAGACTGGGCCTCGGAgagccccagggctctgggagaaGGTGCCCGAGAGTGGGGTGCCAGCCCCAGAGACCTCGCTGGAGAGAGCCCCCGAGCCCAGCGCAGTGGCCTTGTCCCGGAACGGCGGGGAGACAGCCCCTGGCCCCACTGGCCCAGCCCCCAGGAGCGGGGTGCTGGAACCCGGGACCGAGAGGAGAGCCCCCGAGACTGGGGGGGCACCGAGAGCCCCCGGGGTTGGGAGGCTGGACCTCGGGAGTGGGGGCCGAGCCCCAGTGGGCACGGGGATGGCCCCCGGCGGCGGCCTCGGAAGCGGCGTGGACGCAAAGGCCGGATGGGTAGACAGCACGAGGCCacagccgccgccgccaccgccgccgccgtcgGAAGCACAGCCGAGGAGGCCGGAGCCAGCGCCGCAGAGAGCCAGGCCGGAGGTGGCCTCCTCCGAGGGAGAGCCCGGGGCTCCAGACAGCAGGGCCGGCGGAGACACAGCACCCAGCACAGACGGGGACCCCCCCAAGCCCGAGAGGAAGGGCCCCGAGATGCCACGACTGTTCTTGGACTTGGGACCTCCTCAGGGGAACAGCGAGCAGATCAAAG CCAAGCTCTCACGGCTCTCTCTGGCGCTGCCGCCGCTCACGCTCACGCCGTTCCCGGGGCCGGGCCCGCGGCGACCCCCGTGGGAGGGCGCGGACGCCGGGGCGGCTGGCGGGGAGGCCGGCGGGGCGGGGTCGCCGGGGCCGGCGGAGGAGGACGGGGAGGACGAGGacgaggacgaggaggaggaagaggaggcggTGGCAGCGGGCGCGGCGGCGGGGCCGCGGGGCCCCGGGAGGGCGCGGGCAGCCCCGGTGCCCGTCGTGGTGAGCAGCGCCGACGCGGACGCGGCCCGCCCATTGCGGGGGCTGCTCAAGTCTCCGCGCGGGGCCGACGAGCCCGAGGACAGCGAGCTGGAGAGGAAGCGCAAGATGGTCTCCTTCCACGGGGACGTGACCGTCTACCTCTTCGACCAG GAGACGCCAACCAACGAGCTGAGCGTCCAGGGCCCCCCCGAGGGGGACACGGACCCGTCAACGCCCCCAGCGCCCCCGACgcctccccaccccgccacccccggAGATGGGTTTCCCAGCAACGACAGCGGCTTTG GAGGCAGTTTCGAATGGGCGGAggatttccccctcctccccccgccagGCCCCCCCCTGTGCTTCTCCCGCTTCTCCGTCTCGCCTGCGCTGGAGACCCCGGGGCCCCCCGCCCGGGCCCCCGACGCCCGGCCCGCAG GCCCCGTGGAGAACTGA